Proteins from one Malaya genurostris strain Urasoe2022 chromosome 2, Malgen_1.1, whole genome shotgun sequence genomic window:
- the LOC131427393 gene encoding uncharacterized protein LOC131427393 isoform X1: MTIRSILAKEKGKFQKVLTRKLDLQIVPDITEINHMNRILTKHFFENRIMNEKTYPTWQEKQNLATRILEEFPHLQKTRLSMEAPKESYFFWRFGGKGFGHHSGIIETRVANMRKDVAPEDRLFRRSKTQTKILPSKSVYEQAACMATLTPVSQNGRYISEGMASCVELHKYLLQARSSNKCKAIIECFPHLLAFDGIMVQQAFERLQPQYDKQADLKKLLSFGLMLDCKWRDVENKYVRGTLRILKKLTNRGIKRTADDDKLSVEEILATPLIKWIQARGKSL; the protein is encoded by the exons ATG ACTATACGGTCGATTTTGGCAAAGGAAAAGGGTAAATTTCAGAAAGTTCTCACTCGTAAACTTGACTTGCAAATAGTTCCAGATATCACGGAGATAAATCATATGAATCGAATATTAACGAAACACTTTTTTGAAAACCGTATTATGAATGAGAAAAC ATATCCTACGTGGCAAGAAAAACAAAACTTGGCGACTCGCATTTTGGAGGAATTCCCTCATCTTCAGAAAACGCGTTTGAGCATGGAAGCTCCAAAAGAG TCATATTTCTTCTGGCGGTTCGGAGGTAAAGGTTTTGGTCATCACTCAGGTATAATAGAGACTCGAGTAGCAAACATGCGCAAAGACGTAGCTCCCGAAGATAGATTGTTTAGAAGATCAAAaactcaaacaaaaattttgccATCAAAATCTGTATATGAACAAGCCGCTTGTATGGCTACGCTCACCCCTGTTTCTCAAAACGGAAGATATATTTCTGAAGGGATGGCGAGTTGTGTCGAACTCCACAAATATCTTCTTCAAGCAAGGTCTTCAAATAAATGTAAAGCCATCATAGAATGTTTCCCACATTtgcttgctttcgatggaatcaTG GTACAACAAGCTTTTGAAAGGCTTCAACCGCAGTACGACAAACAAGCTGATTTGAAAAAACTATTAAGCTTTGGATTGATGCTCGATTGTAAATGGAGAGATGTGGAAAACA AGTATGTGAGAGGAACATTGCGGATACTGAAAAAATTAACTAACCGTGGAATTAAACGTACAGCAgatgatgataaattatcagtCGAAGAGATTCTGGCTACACCTTTGATTAAATGGATACaggcaaggggcaaatcactctaa
- the LOC131427393 gene encoding uncharacterized protein LOC131427393 isoform X2, with protein MNRILTKHFFENRIMNEKTYPTWQEKQNLATRILEEFPHLQKTRLSMEAPKESYFFWRFGGKGFGHHSGIIETRVANMRKDVAPEDRLFRRSKTQTKILPSKSVYEQAACMATLTPVSQNGRYISEGMASCVELHKYLLQARSSNKCKAIIECFPHLLAFDGIMVQQAFERLQPQYDKQADLKKLLSFGLMLDCKWRDVENKYVRGTLRILKKLTNRGIKRTADDDKLSVEEILATPLIKWIQARGKSL; from the exons ATGAATCGAATATTAACGAAACACTTTTTTGAAAACCGTATTATGAATGAGAAAAC ATATCCTACGTGGCAAGAAAAACAAAACTTGGCGACTCGCATTTTGGAGGAATTCCCTCATCTTCAGAAAACGCGTTTGAGCATGGAAGCTCCAAAAGAG TCATATTTCTTCTGGCGGTTCGGAGGTAAAGGTTTTGGTCATCACTCAGGTATAATAGAGACTCGAGTAGCAAACATGCGCAAAGACGTAGCTCCCGAAGATAGATTGTTTAGAAGATCAAAaactcaaacaaaaattttgccATCAAAATCTGTATATGAACAAGCCGCTTGTATGGCTACGCTCACCCCTGTTTCTCAAAACGGAAGATATATTTCTGAAGGGATGGCGAGTTGTGTCGAACTCCACAAATATCTTCTTCAAGCAAGGTCTTCAAATAAATGTAAAGCCATCATAGAATGTTTCCCACATTtgcttgctttcgatggaatcaTG GTACAACAAGCTTTTGAAAGGCTTCAACCGCAGTACGACAAACAAGCTGATTTGAAAAAACTATTAAGCTTTGGATTGATGCTCGATTGTAAATGGAGAGATGTGGAAAACA AGTATGTGAGAGGAACATTGCGGATACTGAAAAAATTAACTAACCGTGGAATTAAACGTACAGCAgatgatgataaattatcagtCGAAGAGATTCTGGCTACACCTTTGATTAAATGGATACaggcaaggggcaaatcactctaa